GCTTCATCAGTTTCCGCTCCGACGCCGGCGTTTGGCCTTGTCATCTTCGACTGGCCCGAGGATTGCCGGATCAGGCGCCGCGAAATCCGGCTTTCTGAGATTGAAGATGCAGATCCACTGATCGCCATCACGCAGAGTGAACTGGGTCGCCGTCCCGTCGACGACGATGTCTCGCCTTCCCTGCGGAAGTTCCGCAGCGTTTCGGAGAAATCCGAATTGACCGCGAAGATCGCCGGCACGCGTCGGTCGAATTTGAAGAAGGTCTTGTTGCCGTCATCGAAGACCATCAGCGGCTTCAGGCGCGCATCACCCGAGAACGAATAGTCGATGTTGACGTTGGCCTTGTCGATGCCGGAGATGTTCGGCCAGGCAGCTCGTTGTTCGGCCTCCTGTCGCAAAGCAGCGTTGAGATTCTTCTCCGGGTAGTGGAAGCGGATTCCAAAAACCTTGCGGCGAGCCTCGGGCGCGAAATCATGCAGTTCGAGATAGTAGATGCGCTTGTCGGTGACGACGTTCATGTTCGTAACGACGTCTTTGGCGATCGGCTTGACGAAGAGGATGTTGCCCTTCTCGGCCGGGACGACCTGCCAACTTTCCGTGTCGCCGAGCGAAATCGTTTCAAACTTCTCGTCCTCGTCGAAGATGATCATGGTCGAGATGCCGTAGGTCGCGAAAACCTGGACGACGTTGTTCTCCTGGTAGGTGACGCTGGTCACGCGGGCATCCAGAGAACCGCCCTTCGGGGTCTGCGCCGCCATCGCCGGCCAGAGGGAGCCGCACAGCATGAGCGCAGCCGTCCAGGAGCGGCCCCTCATTGCACATCTCCGGGCGTGACCGTTTCCTGATCCCGGCGGTAGGAATAGACTTGGAAGCCGAGCGGGTTCTCGAAGCGCCACTCGTTGCGAATCGGCGTGTCGGTGTAGCGGAAGCGCACGACGGAGATCCAATGACGGACGACCGATTCCGTGTCGCTGCGTTCGTTGGTGGAGAACCTGACGATCGCCGTGCTGGCGTTCGGGAACGTCACCGATTTGATCTCGACGAGGACCCGTTTCAGCCGGCCATAAACCTTCGTGGGGTTCTGTGCATTTGCCGCGCTGTAGAGAGTCTGCAGTTCCCGCGCCGCTTCGTCCGCGGAAAGAAGCGCTGCTATACCAAAATTCTCGGTGATAGCGTAGGGGTCGTAGCCCTCGCGGGCGCGGATGTAGCGCACGACATTGGCTTGTGTGATCGCCTGCTGCTCGTTGAGGTTGGCCGGCCGTGTCAGGCCGGACTTCACCTCGATGTAGCCTGTGGTCTGGTCGACGGTGACGACATAGGGCTCGAAGCTCTTCAGCGGCAGCATCAACACCACGGCGAGCAGGCTGAGCATGGCGATCCCGGCAAAGACGATCGAGAAGAACCAGGCGACGCGCGCCGAGCGCTTCGCTCGCTTGATGATCTCCTGCTCCCAGATATCGCCTTGCTGGAAATAGGACCGCAGCGCGGATTCGGACTTGTCTGCCATCCCTGCCCTTCTCGTGTTGTTCGGGATCCAACATCAACCTGCCGTCAGGTCTGCCGAGGCGTTCCATTTGACGTGATCGCGCGCTGCATGGAGGCGCCCACGCCATCCTGCCGAGGTGAGTGGAGTCGGGCCTGGACGCGATGCACGGCAGCCCGTGTCTGGCGTGCCGATTGCCCAATCGCTTCGCGTCCGAGATAGACGCCGCGATAAGCATGTCGGCGCGACTCGTGACCGATGGCGGTTGCGAAAGCCCCAACGATGCCTTGCGCTAAGGACTGCACTTGGAAAAGCACGAACGCGCCGGCGATGCACAGCATGATGAAGGCAGCGAAGTCGCTGAGCTTCAGTTCGCGATTGCCGGAGATGCTGTCGATCGTCGTCAGTTCCGGTTCCATCGCCGCGATCAGGAATGCGGCGATCACGTAAACGAACAAAGGAATCATCGCATAGAGCAGCGACTGATTGAGCCAGCCGACGGCATAGTTACGAGTCGAATCGAAGAAGAAGCACGAGATGAAAATCGGCGCTGTGCCGAGGAGAACCC
The genomic region above belongs to Mesorhizobium sp. J428 and contains:
- a CDS encoding type IV secretion system protein gives rise to the protein MTEPTNGLSQIWKTANTAAATFSEQAGYLSVLPALIGIVIMLFAGIFVAIALGILVLAKVILWVLLGTAPIFISCFFFDSTRNYAVGWLNQSLLYAMIPLFVYVIAAFLIAAMEPELTTIDSISGNRELKLSDFAAFIMLCIAGAFVLFQVQSLAQGIVGAFATAIGHESRRHAYRGVYLGREAIGQSARQTRAAVHRVQARLHSPRQDGVGASMQRAITSNGTPRQT
- a CDS encoding virB8 family protein — its product is MADKSESALRSYFQQGDIWEQEIIKRAKRSARVAWFFSIVFAGIAMLSLLAVVLMLPLKSFEPYVVTVDQTTGYIEVKSGLTRPANLNEQQAITQANVVRYIRAREGYDPYAITENFGIAALLSADEAARELQTLYSAANAQNPTKVYGRLKRVLVEIKSVTFPNASTAIVRFSTNERSDTESVVRHWISVVRFRYTDTPIRNEWRFENPLGFQVYSYRRDQETVTPGDVQ